Proteins from a single region of Oncorhynchus kisutch isolate 150728-3 unplaced genomic scaffold, Okis_V2 Okis01b-Okis20b_hom, whole genome shotgun sequence:
- the LOC116359014 gene encoding zinc finger protein 345-like, which yields MSEPGSGCGVPTQRSSQPGPEMLSVMLDNCSQTVEFNVIVKEEGEEIEINEREEEEREEDRNSVDSGESPNPDSVNKPSSTASILPGRGSYPCPQCEKSFSSSTNLKNHQRVHTGEKPFDCSTCGKSFSEKVNLKRHERVHSGEKPYHCTTCGKNFNHSGSLKQHLRIHTGEKPYHCSLCGKSFSRAGDLKTHQRSHSEEKPYHCSLCGKSFNQPGNLKSHQRIHIGEKPACALHLIVKEEEDEKEIDEKEKREVEEEEENSGVINLGTSRLPGRGSYPCPQCGKSFSSSGNLKNHERVHTGEKPFHCATCGKSFSEKVNLTRHERVHSGEKPYHCTQCGKSFNHSGSLKEHQRVHTGEKPYHCSLCWKSFSQPGNLKKHQRIHTGEKPYHCSLCGKSFNQPGNLKSHQRIHIGEKPACALHLIVKEEEDEKEIDEKEKREVEEEEENSGVINLGTSRLPGRGSYPCPQCGKSFSSSGNLKNHERVHTGEKPFHCATCGKSFSEKVNLTRHERVHSGEKPYHCTQCGKSFNHSGSLKEHQRVHTGEKPYHCSLCWKSFSQPGNLKKHQRIHTGEKPYHCSLCGKNFRFAGDLKNHQRSHSGEKPYQCSLCGKGFTQLRILKSHQRIHIGETPVCAFNVFLQEVESEREINVEEKRDVEEEEDNSGVVDPDISRLLGRGRYPCPQCEKSFRSSSNLKNHQRVHTGEKPFHCSQCGRGFSEKVNLKRHERVHSGEKPYHCTTCGKSFNHSGSLKEHQRIHTGEKPYHCSLCGNNFRFAGDLKNHQRSHSGEKPYHCTQCGERFTQLRSLKRHERISIGAKPACAFNMIVQEEEEEGGEREVEGEESNVK from the exons ATGTCTGAACCGGGTTCTGGTTGTGGTGTTCCAACCCAGAGAAGCTCACAGCCTGGTCCAGAGATGCTGTCAGTGATGCTGGATAACTGCAGTCAAACAGTGGAATTCAATGTGATTGTcaaggaggagggtgaggagattgaaatcaatgagcgggaagaggaagagagagaggaggacaggaactCTGTTGACTCAG GAGAGAGCCCCAACCCAGACTCAGTCAACAAGCCCAGTTCCACAGCATCAATACTACCTGGGCGTGGGAGTTACCCCTGTCCTCAATGTGAGAAGAGTTTCAGTTCCTCAACTAACCTAAAGAATCATCAAAgagtacacactggagagaaaccttttgACTGCTCAacatgtgggaagagtttcagtgAGAAAGTAAACCTTAAGAGACATGAGAGAGTACAtagtggagagaagccttaccactgtacCACATGTGGGAAGAACTTCAATCATTCAGGAAGCCTTAAGCAACATCTgagaatacatacaggagagaaaccttaccatTGCTCTCTTTGCGGGAAGAGTTTCAGTCGGGCAGGAGACCTAAAGACTCATCAGAGATCCCACAGTgaagagaagccttaccactgctctctttgtgggaagagtttcaatCAGCCAGGAAACCTAAAAAGTCATCAGCGAATACACATTGGAGAGAAGCCTGCCTGTGCTTTACATTTGAttgtcaaagaggaggaggatgagaaggaaATCGATgagaaggaaaagagagaagttgaggaagaggaagaaaatAGTGGTGTAATTAACCTAGGTACATCAAGACTTCCTGGTCGTGGGAGTTACCCCTGTCctcaatgtggaaagagtttcagtTCTTCAGGTAATCTAAAAAATCATGAGAGAGTACATACTGGGGAGAAACCTTTCCACTGTGCCacatgtgggaagagtttcagtgAAAAAGTCAACCTCACGAGACACGAGAGGGTACAtagtggagagaagccttaccactgcacccaatgtgggaagagcttcaatcattCTGGAAGCCTTAAGGAACATCAAAGAgtacatacaggggagaagccttaccactgctctctTTGTTGGAAGAGTTTCAGTCAGCCAGGAAACCTTAAGAAACACCAGAGaatacatacaggggagaagccttaccactgctctctGTGCGGAAAGAGTTTCAATCAGCCAGGAAACCTAAAAAGTCATCAGCGAATACACATTGGAGAGAAGCCTGCCTGTGCTTTACATTTGAttgtcaaagaggaggaggatgagaaggaaATCGATgagaaggaaaagagagaagttgaggaagaggaagaaaatAGTGGTGTAATTAACCTAGGTACATCAAGACTTCCTGGTCGTGGGAGTTACCCCTGTCctcaatgtggaaagagtttcagtTCTTCAGGTAATCTAAAAAATCATGAGAGAGTACATACTGGGGAGAAACCTTTCCACTGTGCCacatgtgggaagagtttcagtgAAAAAGTCAACCTCACGAGACACGAGAGGGTACAtagtggagagaagccttaccactgcacccaatgtgggaagagcttcaatcattCTGGAAGCCTTAAGGAACATCAAAGAgtacatacaggggagaagccttaccactgctctctTTGTTGGAAGAGTTTCAGTCAGCCAGGAAACCTTAAGAAACACCAGAGaatacatacaggggagaagccttaccactgctctctGTGCGGAAAGAATTTTCGTTTCGCAGGAGACCTAAAGAATCATCAGAGATCACACAGTGGAGAGAAGCCGTACCAATGCTCTCTGTGTGGTAAGGGATTCACTCAGCTAAGAATTCTTAAAAGTCATCAGAGGATACATATTGGAGAGACGCCTGTCTGTGCGTTCAATGTATTTCTGCAGGAggtggagagtgagagggaaatcaatgtggaggaaaagagagatgttgaggaagaggaggacaataGTGGTGTAGTTGACCCAGATATATCAAGACTACTTGGTCGTGGTCGTTACCCCTGCCCTCAATGTGAGAAGAGTTTCCGTTCCTCAAGTAATCTAAAAAATCATCAAAGAGTAcatactggagagaaacctttccactgctcccaatgtgggagGGGTTTCAGTGAGAAAGTAAACCTTAAGAGACATGAAAGAGTACAtagtggagagaagccttaccactgcaccacatgtgggaagagtttcaatCATTCAGGAAGCCTTAAAGAACATCAGAGAATTCATACAGGTgagaaaccttaccactgctcaCTGTGCGGAAATAATTTTCGTTTTGCGGGAGACCTAAAGAATCATCAGAGATCACACagtggagagaaaccttaccactgcACTCAGTGTGGAGAGAGATTCACTCAGCTAAGAAGTCTAAAAAGGCATGAGAGAATATCCATTGGAGCGAAGCCTGCCTGTGCTTTCAATATGATTgtccaagaggaggaggaggagggaggagagagagaagttgagggagaggagagtaacgtgaaataa